The Lactuca sativa cultivar Salinas chromosome 2, Lsat_Salinas_v11, whole genome shotgun sequence genome includes a window with the following:
- the LOC111881015 gene encoding uncharacterized protein LOC111881015 isoform X2 produces MFSRFGTMYRWYSQENENIFDAFKCVLKDRYRDRMKGIRKQSADMARNDGKSLPPKFCSYYDGMHNYRPERVPETVWQRLCDHWSTEKWQKNSKIAQQNRNTADSSGSTARHTAGSIGFDQHRRKLEKLMGKPPTQYDVFVQTHGTAESKKKYFEGNHENIEYCSQTAKEALEGYLHGLVNKFGEDPSNRKDDVDVWEESQLRRKGKKKGAIYGIGASDIHFLVLGTPSSQSTQSTQSDSTQQEVDRLRAQVSVMEQQQQMKEQMEMVMRMINMSGNQPHGPPDNPPEDN; encoded by the exons ATGTTTTCGCGTTTCGGG ACAATGTATAGGTGGTATTCACAAGAGAATGAGAACATATTTGATGCATTCAAGTGTGTCCTCAAGGATAGATACAGAGATAGGATGAAAGGTATCAGGAAACAATCTGCCGACATGGCACGAAATGATGGGAAATCCCTCCCCCCAAAGTTTTGTAGCTACTATGATGGGATGCATAACTACCGCCCCGAACGCGTACCGGAGACTGTGTGGCAACGTTTGTGTGAT CATTGGTCCACAGAGAAGTGGCAAAAGAATTCAAAAATCGCTCAGCAGAACCGCAACACCGCAGATTCTAGTGGGTCAACAGCAAGACACACTGCGGGTAGTATAGGATTTGACCAGCACCGTAGGAAATTA GAAAAATTGATGGGTAAACCACCCACACAATATGATGTTTTCGTGCAGACGCATGGCACCGCCGAGTcaaagaaaaaatattttgagGGAAATCATGAAAATATTGAATATTGCTCGCAGACGGCCAAAGAAGCACTA GAGGGGTATCTGCATGGGTTGGTCAACAAATTTGGTGAAGATCCTTCAAATCGTAAGGATGATGTAGATGTATGGGAGGAAAGCCAACTTAGaagaaaaggaaagaagaagGGTGCTATCTATGGGATAGGAGCATCAGATATACATTTTTTGGTTTTAGGGACTCCATCTTCCCAATCCACCCAGTCCACCCAGTCGGATAGCACACAACAAGAG GTTGATAGGTTGCGTGCACAAGTTTCTGTCatggaacaacaacaacaaatgaaAGAACAAATGGAGATGGTTATGAGGATGATAAATATGTCTGGAAATCAACCCCATGGTCCCCCCGATAATCCACCCGAGGACAATTGA